From the Lathyrus oleraceus cultivar Zhongwan6 chromosome 4, CAAS_Psat_ZW6_1.0, whole genome shotgun sequence genome, one window contains:
- the LOC127076541 gene encoding uncharacterized protein LOC127076541: MSKDDSKSYKPHHEFKQDVKEALVDLNLTESSELWLLKLPFSNDLLADIDGQELSVKLDKDGTLASFEGASGKAYDFVSFASMEPDETVFVSSATESKIAGKISRRVSVVHYHDPKELEKISTTDAKKALLNSIAATPGNFSRTSASKSSRLKSSLSEFSERSNTKRRPGENKSNRELAGGFNSVASAISSDHSHGGKSNASAISSDHSHGGKSNASAISSDHSHGGKSKRSKHKE; the protein is encoded by the exons ATGTCGAAAGATGATTCAAAGAGTTACAAACCTCATCACGAGTTTAAACAAGATGTCAAGGAAGCACTGGTTGATCTTAACTTGACCGAATCTAGTGAGCTTTGGCTGCTTAAATTGCCATTTTCTAAT GATTTGTTAGCTGACATTGATGGGCAGGAATTGTCGGTCAAACTTGATAAGGACGGCACCTTGGCCAGCTTTGAAGGCGCGTCTG GGAAAGCGTATGATTTTGTCAGCTTTGCTTCCATGGAGCCTGACGAAACAGTTTTTGTTTCCTCTGCTACAGAATCAAAAATCG CTGGAAAGATTTCACGTCGTGTTTCTGTTGTCCATTACCATGATCCTAAAGAACTCGAAAAGATTAGTACAACTGATGCAAAAAAAGCACTTCTAAATTCTATAGCCGCGACTCCTGGAAATTTTTCACGCACATCAGCATCTAAAAGTAGCAGACTGAAGAGTTCATTATCTGAATTTTCTGAACGATCAAATACAAAAAGAAGACCCGGTGAGAACAAATCTAATCGTGAATTAGCCGGTGGTTTTAACTCTGTCGCTTCTGCAATCTCTTCTGACCATTCTCATGGAGGAAAGTCAAatgcttctgcaatctcttcagATCATTCTCATGGAGGAAAGTCAAACGCCTCTGCAATCTCTTCTGATCATTCCCATGGAGGAAAGTCGAAGAGAAGTAAACATAAGGAGTAA
- the LOC127076540 gene encoding probable glucan endo-1,3-beta-glucosidase A6, with the protein MKAMVMALISLFIFSLFITSSGEISGQPGVNYGELGNNLPTPTTSVSLIKNLKAKRVKIYDANPEILKALENTGFQVSIMLPNQLITNISSNQTLSNQWIQSNLVPFYPKTLIRYLLVGNELISSTSNQTWPHIVPAMHRIKHSLTIFGLHKIKVGTTSAMDVLQTSFPPSNGTFRDDIAFSVIKPMLEFLHVTNSFFFLDVYPFFAWTSDPININLNYALFESDNITVTDPNTGLVYTNLFDQMVDAVYFAMERLGFPSIRIFIAETGWPNGGDLDQIGANIHNAATYNRNIVKKVTKKPPTGTPARPGSVLPTFIFALFNENLKPGLGTERHFGLLYPNGSSIYEIDLSGKTLESEFKTLPPAEDYKGKAWCVVAEGANETAVVEALSYACSQGNQTCDSVQPGKPCFKPDSVVDRASYAFSSYWAQFRHVGGTCNFNGLATQIAKDPSYGSCKYPSVTL; encoded by the exons ATGAAAGCAATGGTTATGGCTTTGATTTCTCTATTTATCTTCTCCTTATTCATCACATCAA GTGGAGAAATTTCAGGACAACCTGGAGTAAACTATGGAGAACTAGGTAACAATCTTCCAACACCAACAACCTCAGTGTCTCTAATCAAAAACCTCAAAGCCAAACGCGTCAAAATCTACGATGCAAACCCCGAAATCCTCAAAGCACTCGAAAACACTGGATTCCAAGTATCAATCATGCTACCAAATCAACTCATTACCAACATATCCTCAAACCAAACACTCTCAAACCAATGGATCCAATCCAACCTCGTACCGTTTTACCCTAAAACACTCATTCGTTATCTTCTCGTCGGTAACGAACTCATTTCCTCAACATCAAACCAAACATGGCCTCACATTGTACCAGCCATGCACCGAATCAAACACTCCTTAACTATATTTGGTTTGCATAAAATCAAAGTCGGAACCACTTCAGCAATGGATGTTTTACAAACATCATTTCCACCTTCAAATGGAACTTTTAGAGATGACATTGCATTTAGTGTTATTAAACCCATGTTGGAGTTCTTACATGTTACAAACTCTTTTTTCTTCTTGGATGTTTATCCGTTTTTTGCTTGGACTTCAGATCCTATTAATATTAACTTGAATTATGCTCTTTTTGAATCGGATAACATCACGGTTACGGATCCGAATACGGGTTTGGTTTATACTAATTTATTTGATCAAATGGTGGATGCGGTTTATTTTGCAATGGAACGGCTTGGATTTCCCAGTATTCGGATCTTTATTGCTGAAACGGGTTGGCCTAATGGTGGCGACTTGGATCAAATTGGTGCGAATATTCACAATGCTGCTACATATAATAGAAACATTGTGAAGAAAGTTACGAAAAAGCCTCCTACAGGGACACCAGCTCGACCGGGTTCGGTTCTACCAACATTTATATTTGCTTTGTTTAATGAAAATTTGAAACCAGGTTTAGGGACAGAGCGTCACTTCGGGTTATTATACCCGAATGGATCAAGTATTTATGAGATCGACCTTTCTGGCAAGACTCTAGAGTCGGAGTTTAAGACATTGCCACCAGCAGAGGATTATAAAGGGAAGGCGTGGTGCGTGGTGGCGGAGGGAGCAAATGAGACGGCGGTGGTGGAGGCGTTGTCATACGCTTGCTCACAAGGAAACCAAACATGTGATTCGGTTCAACCCGGAAAACCTTGTTTTAAACCCGATTCAGTGGTGGATCGTGCTAGTTATGCGTTTAGTTCTTATTGGGCACAGTTTAGACATGTGGGTGGAACTTGTAATTTCAACGGTCTTGCCACCCAAATTGCAAAGGATCCAA GTTATGGATCTTGCAAGTACCCAAGTGTGACCCTTTGA